The Oculatellaceae cyanobacterium genomic sequence GCCCAATTCGTAAGTCTTGATCAAGATAAGTAATATCTAGCCAGCCTTGTTGATCATTACTATTGATATTAAAATCAAAGGCTGGAAACTTTTTGCCGTTTTCAATTTGTCTAATAAATTCATTCGGCGATTCATAGCCAACTAAACGTTGCAGACCAATTATTGAGCGTTCAAATTTTACCTGAACACGAATTTTAGATAACACCTCAAACGAAGCAGCAACACTAACTAAGCCTTCTAAGTAAGGTAGACCATAAACCTCAGCTATGTTGTAAACTCTTGAGTCTTTTGCTCTAATACATTGGTAGATTTGACCGAGTTTCAACAAGGGAAAGTTGTCTATTCTTAATAGCTCATCGCTGCTAGTGTATAGTAGCCGCCAATTTCCTTCTAGTAAGTCAAGTGCCTCAAAGGGTTTAGGAGTAGGGTTACGCTCTTCCAATTGGCTAACAGCGATGAGAATCGCTTGTTTATCTACCTCAGTTGCTAGTAAACCACGATTTTTACCTGCGATCGCTTCTAACAATTTTGCTTTCTTCATAATTAATTTTGACCTTTGTAATTAAATTAGTATTTAGCTATCAGCACTAGGCTTTTAGGATTGGCTGATAGCTGACGGCTGACGGCTAGAAATAAATTTTTTAATCCAACTCTTGACAAATCTAGAGATTTAGGTAGTTCATTCTATTGTGGCAGTGATAAACTCTAGATGTCCAATTTTTAACTTGCACCCTGATTATGTATAACCCTTCCTTACGTCAAGAATCTCGTTTTGAACCTGCTGCGGTTATTCCTAAACCACAAGAACTTCCAATTTTAGATTGGCTAGAAGCCAATGGTCGTCTAATAGCACGTCAAGAAGGTGAAGAAGGCTATGTAGAGGAAGAAGAGGGGATCTCGGATTTGATGGGTGTCGATGATAATTCATTCGATGACCTAGATGAAGATGATGATCTCGGTGATTTGGAATAGTTTGTACAAAATAGCCCGAAGATTGATTTTTATAGACACAATCTCCCAAGTCTGTATCAATAGTCTAAAAAAAGATAGCTTGCAAGTCTTCGGACTGGATGTGAGGAGTCAAAAGGGAAACCTACTGTGGACGCAAAATTATTTTCTGGACGCTCGTTCAACCCATCAGGCTTCAATCTGCTGGTAACATTAGGCATAGGATTAAGCCTTGCAGCTTTGATGCTTGATCGGATAGCAGGTCGAGTGTCTTGGCAAGCCGTATCACTAACCTTGCCACTTTGGACTTGTGCTATAGCTACTGCTATCTTTGGTTACTGGGTTGTCCCATTATTGCAAAAGCTGAAAATGGGACAATTTATTCGGGAAGATGGCCCCCAAGCACATTTGCAAAAAGCAGGCACTCCCACAATGGGTGGGGTGTTTATTGTGCCAGTAGGGGTAGTAGCAGCTTTGCTGTGGTCACGATTTAACCCAGATGTTGTTGCTGTCAGCTTGATGACTTTGGCATACGGTTTTATTGGTTGGGTAGATGATTGGCAAATTCTACTCAAAAAATCTAACAAAGGCATTTCGCCCCAGATGAAGTTAGCATTACAGATTGGTATTGCTATCCTCTTTTGTCTGTGGTTAACCTGGAGTCAAGGCTCGAAGATTACTACTATTGATTTGCCGTTTAATTTAGTCCTACCTTTAGGATGGCTCTTTTGGCCTTTGGCTGTATTTGTGCTGGCAGCAGAAAATAATGCGACAAACCTAACTGATGGGGTAGATGGACTAGCAGCAGGAACGGGTGCGATCGCACTTTTAGGTCTTGGCGCAATGGTAGCACCGACATCACCCAATCTCATGCTGTTCTGTGCTTGTATGAGCGGCAGTTACTTGGGCTTTTTGGTGCATAATCGTAACCCGGCTCACGTTTTCATGGGTGATACTGGTTCTTTAGCTTTGGGTGCCGCACTAGGTGCGGTTGGTTTGCTAACTAACAGCCTGTGGACGTTGTTTATCCTTAGTGGTATTTTCTTT encodes the following:
- a CDS encoding PAP/fibrillin family protein — protein: MKKAKLLEAIAGKNRGLLATEVDKQAILIAVSQLEERNPTPKPFEALDLLEGNWRLLYTSSDELLRIDNFPLLKLGQIYQCIRAKDSRVYNIAEVYGLPYLEGLVSVAASFEVLSKIRVQVKFERSIIGLQRLVGYESPNEFIRQIENGKKFPAFDFNINSNDQQGWLDITYLDQDLRIGRGNKGSVFVLTKV
- a CDS encoding DUF3134 domain-containing protein, whose amino-acid sequence is MYNPSLRQESRFEPAAVIPKPQELPILDWLEANGRLIARQEGEEGYVEEEEGISDLMGVDDNSFDDLDEDDDLGDLE
- the mraY gene encoding phospho-N-acetylmuramoyl-pentapeptide-transferase, producing the protein MDAKLFSGRSFNPSGFNLLVTLGIGLSLAALMLDRIAGRVSWQAVSLTLPLWTCAIATAIFGYWVVPLLQKLKMGQFIREDGPQAHLQKAGTPTMGGVFIVPVGVVAALLWSRFNPDVVAVSLMTLAYGFIGWVDDWQILLKKSNKGISPQMKLALQIGIAILFCLWLTWSQGSKITTIDLPFNLVLPLGWLFWPLAVFVLAAENNATNLTDGVDGLAAGTGAIALLGLGAMVAPTSPNLMLFCACMSGSYLGFLVHNRNPAHVFMGDTGSLALGAALGAVGLLTNSLWTLFILSGIFFVESLSVIAQVSYYKATKGPDGVGKRLFKMAPLHHHLELSGWSETQVVGVFYLINAGLALLCFVIR